The sequence below is a genomic window from Chloracidobacterium sp..
AACGCATCCAGCACCCTGGCGTGCGCCGACGGCTCAATGAGCGTTTGTTGGTCACCCTGCCCATGAATGTCCACTAGGTACGGCCGCAGTGCCCGCACTGTCGCCAGTGGACACAGTTGGTCGTTGATGAAAACCCGTCCCTTCCCGCTTGCCGACACTTCACGGCGAATCAGCAACTCATTTCCCACTTCCAGTTCCGCCTCGGCTAGGAGGCGCATTACCTCTGGGTGATCGGGACAGTCAAACAGCGCTTCAACGACCGCCCGCGTCTCGCCCGCCCGAATGATATCGGCTGTCACCCGCCCTCCCACGGCCAGCGCCAGCGCGTCCACAATTAGTGACTTCCCGGCTCCGGTTTCACCCGTTACGATGGTCAACCCGGCGTCGAACGTCACGCGCTGCCGCTGCACGACCGCGATGTTCTCAATGTAGAGCTGTTTGAGCATGCGTATGCGCCGGAGACAACAACCCTGTGAAAACCGCGCCGACCCGCCAGCGCTCCGTTCGCAGCGACGCCAAGTGACCCGACGGAATCAGCGGCGGCGCGGACATTTCCCCGCAGCTTGGAGCAACCGATGCCGATACTACGGAGCCTAATACAAGAGTACAAGCGACTCCTCACTGCCGGCCGCGCCGTTCTGGACGAGCTCCCCGCTACGGCGCTCTACCAGCGTTTACCGCTCCCACACCACGATATCAACAACCGGTCGTGCGGCGAGTGGCTGATCGCCATGGCCGGCGGTATGGAGTACGTCATCAACGGTCTGCTGTCCAACTACTGGGACTATCCCGCTGAATGGACAATGCGCGAAACCCTTGCTACCCCACCCCGCCTCCAAGCCTACCTCGATGACGTTATCAGTCTCACGTCAAAATTGGAAGCCGTCCTCACCGACGCCGACCTGACGAAGGTCGTGTACCTGCCCAACCCACGGCAAACCACCATCGGCGCACTCCTCATCGAGCGCCTTGCGCTCGCCGCCGAACACTACGGGCAAGCCGCCGCGCTGGCGCGCTTCTTTACCGCCCACCCGGATGATACGGCGTAGCCTCGTTTGTCGCGTTTTATTCTGAAACACGACTCATCCATTCCCAATCCTTCCTCCCGCGTTGGAGAAATCGCCATGCGCGTTTGGTCCTCGTCAGTCGTCTTGTGCATGACGTGGTTACTGCTTACCGCCGCTGCGCGCGGACAGTCGGCCGAAGCGACAACGCCACTGCGCCCTGGCGTCGCCATCGAAGGCGACATCGGCGGACAGGAAACCCGCCGCTTTCGCCTTGCGCTCGCCGCCGGCGAGTTCGCCTGCGTCAACATCGGACAAGTCAGCGTCAAGCTCCGGATCGCCGTCCAGCGCGAGCGGGAACCCCTTTACGACCCTGTTTTCGGGTGGGAGGGCAAAACCCGCGCACGACCTGTGCCGCTGTTTACGGAAACGCCCGCCGAATACATCATCACCATCACACCGGCCAGCGTCGGCCAAGCCGGACGATTCTTCGTCAACCTTGAAGTCCTACGCTCAGCGACCGAGCTGGATCGCCGCCGGGCTGCCGCATTTGAAGCTTTTCAAGCGGCGCAGCGACTCCGGCGGAAGCAAACCAAGGAAAATCTTCAGGCGGCGCTTGAGCGGCTTCAGCAGGCGTTGGCCGACTATGAGGCGGCGAAAGACGCCGACGGCACAGCCGAAACGCTCGTCAGTCTAGGACTCATCTACGACGGCCTCGGCGAAACCCAGCGCGCCATCGCGTGCTACGAACGCGCCCTTCCCACACGCCAAGCCTTAGGTGACGCTTACGCGATGGCTCAGCTGTTCAACAATCTAGCACGCGCCTACGACAACGCCGGCGAAAAACGGCGCGCAGTGGACTATTACCGCCAAGCCATTCTGATGGCTGACGCCGCTGAAGACCTCGGAGCCAAAGCGACGTTTCTGACCAATCTGGGCTACACGCTTGACATCTTGGGCGAAAAACAGGAAGCCCTTGACCTGCTAGAGCAGGCCGTCGGCCTTGCCCGCCAAGCCGGCGCCGCCGACTGCGAAGCTGACGCCCTCAATAATCAGGGTTTGGTTTATGAGTCGCTCGGTTTGCCAGCGCGCGCCCGCGAGCGCATCGAACGCGCCGTCAGCCTTTATCGCCAACTCGATGATCGCCGCTCGCTGGCCGTCGCGCTGACCAACTTGGCGCGCATCTACTATAGGCAGCGTGATTTTGAAAAAGCACGCCGCGCGCTTGAAGAAGCCTTGCCGTTGCGCCGTGAGGTCGGCGACCGGCGTGGCGAGGCCTATACGCTGACCGGCCTAGGGAACATCGCCGTTGCTCAAAACCAACTTGAGGATGGCCTCCGCCGCTTTGAGCAAGCCCTAACGCTCCGGCGGGAAACCGGCGACCGGCGCGGCGAAGGCGTCACCTTGGCGTCGCTCGGGCAAACCCGCCGGCGGATGGGCGATCACCGGGCGGCTGAAACCGCCTTTGAGCAGGCGCTGGCGCTGTTCCAGGCTGTCGGCGACCGTAGCGGCGAAGCTACCATGCTCTACCGCCTTGCTGTCGCTCGGCGCGACGCGGACGATTTGGACGCCGCCCGCGCCCGCATTGAACAGGCCATCGCCGTCGTCGAATCCTTGCGCACCAAAGTCGCCGTCCAAGAGTTCCGCAGCGCCTACTTCGCCTCGGTCAAGGACTACTACGACCTCTATATTGACATCCTCATGCAGCTTCACCGACGGCGGCCTGCCGACGGCCTAGACGTACAGGCGTTGCAGGTTGCCGAGCGCGCCCGCGCCCGCAGCCTGCTTGATCTGCTCGCCGAGGCCGGCGTTGCAGTGCGGCAGGGTGTTGATCCGGAGCTTCAGGCGCGTGAACGCGATCTTCTGACACGACTGGTCGCCCTCACCGACCGGCTAACCACTCTCCTTGTCCGCAACGCCCCGGAAGAGCAGCGCCGGGCGTTGCGTGAAGAAAGCGCCGCCGTAGCGGAGGCGCTGGAGCGCGTCCGGCGGGACATTCGGACGCGCCACCCACGGTACGCAGCGTTGACTCAACCAACGCCTCCTACTCTCGCCGAACTCCAACAGCGACTTCTCGATCCCGACACCGCGCTGCTGGTGTACGCCGTCGGCGAAACTCGAAGCTACGCCTGGGTGGTGACGCAGACCCGACTGACAAGCTTTGCGTTGCTCTCCCGCGAGGCCGTCAACGGGGCGGCGCGGCTATTTTGGCAGGTCTGCCAAAACCCAACCCTGGACCCGACCGCCGACGGCGAAGCCTTGGCGCGGCTTGTCCTTGC
It includes:
- a CDS encoding CHAT domain-containing tetratricopeptide repeat protein, giving the protein MRVWSSSVVLCMTWLLLTAAARGQSAEATTPLRPGVAIEGDIGGQETRRFRLALAAGEFACVNIGQVSVKLRIAVQREREPLYDPVFGWEGKTRARPVPLFTETPAEYIITITPASVGQAGRFFVNLEVLRSATELDRRRAAAFEAFQAAQRLRRKQTKENLQAALERLQQALADYEAAKDADGTAETLVSLGLIYDGLGETQRAIACYERALPTRQALGDAYAMAQLFNNLARAYDNAGEKRRAVDYYRQAILMADAAEDLGAKATFLTNLGYTLDILGEKQEALDLLEQAVGLARQAGAADCEADALNNQGLVYESLGLPARARERIERAVSLYRQLDDRRSLAVALTNLARIYYRQRDFEKARRALEEALPLRREVGDRRGEAYTLTGLGNIAVAQNQLEDGLRRFEQALTLRRETGDRRGEGVTLASLGQTRRRMGDHRAAETAFEQALALFQAVGDRSGEATMLYRLAVARRDADDLDAARARIEQAIAVVESLRTKVAVQEFRSAYFASVKDYYDLYIDILMQLHRRRPADGLDVQALQVAERARARSLLDLLAEAGVAVRQGVDPELQARERDLLTRLVALTDRLTTLLVRNAPEEQRRALREESAAVAEALERVRRDIRTRHPRYAALTQPTPPTLAELQQRLLDPDTALLVYAVGETRSYAWVVTQTRLTSFALLSREAVNGAARLFWQVCQNPTLDPTADGEALARLVLAPLAAALDRRRVVIVPDEMLHYVPFAALPDPNRPGHRLLERHEILYTPSATALLLQRHHTVERPAPKGELAVIADPVFDVDDPRLGTRSPTPAEEAPTREIGLKVSSARLEQAAQHVGILPDNVPSATIPRLPATRLEANAIMAQLPKIKRLCVMDFDANRDTLLTGDAARYRILHIASHGLADNERPELSSILLSRFDAVGRSREGAVGLADIFNLPMAAELVVLSACRTGLGAYMRGEGLVGLTRGFMYAGASQVIVSVWSISDRATAQLMGDFYRALLKDKRPTAEALRAAQLAMLRKRRYRHPFFWAAFQLHGDWR